In Gigantopelta aegis isolate Gae_Host chromosome 2, Gae_host_genome, whole genome shotgun sequence, the sequence gatccatttatctttgaagATAGTTTCCGCTGTTCGAATAATGGCGATGGTACAACGTGGCGTTGTTCCATGAGGAACAGCAAGATGACGTGCCCAGCCACTGTTCAGCAGACCGGCGACACCTTCGTCAACGGAACCAGGGCACACGTCCACGGACTGGAGGGCGGCATCCAGACAACGCTTGCCGTCAAAGCGAAGGTAACGATAATAAGAatggtacataatatatatatatatatatttgtgtttgacAGGGATGTGGAAGGGGATCCGGGAAGTATATCCTGGCTTGCCAATCAAGGGATGCTGCTTCCATTGGAACCAGGCTGTCTGGAGGAAGGTGCAGGAGCTCGGACTTGTACAACAATACCTAAATGACGACGGCATGTGCAAATTCATAAAGAAGATCTTCGCCCTTCCGTTCCTTCCTGCAGAACACGTGGAAGCAGCCTTCGACGGTCTAAGAAGAGCAACCCAAGTTCCAGGACTGGTGACCCTCTTGGATTACGTTGACCGCACATGGATGAGGAGCAGCGTGTGGTCGGTGGACGCCTGGTCAGTTTTTAACCAGTGTGAGGACGAACAACGATGTGGAGGGCTGGCATCACAGACTGAACCATCGTGCCCTCGGAACAGCCCCTCCCTTTTACAAGCTGATCCCAATGCTGCACAACGAGGCCAGGCTGATTCCGCTGATATGCTGGTTCGTGTCGGAGAGGAAGTTGCTACGGCAACAGAGGAAGGCCTTTGTAGATGTAAAGGGCAAAATCTTTCAACTGTGGGGACGGTACACAGCTGGTGACGTGTCGACGTCTAGGTTTTTATCAGCCTGTGGGAAACTCTACGCCCCTGTTGCCCACTGACTTTTATCACATCTTTCTATGTTCTTTTGGTGATtctgtattataaaatatatgtaggtggtcgaattaaaaataaaagagaaaatgtaCTTTCTCGTTCTGCTTCCCGGGTTTTTTAATACACCACTCTTGGATGTAGCACGTTGCGGCAGTCATTTTGATGTAACAGAAATTGGTCTGCACATGTCGTAGTTTTACTGCTTTGgcatataaatactgtattgaTTGAGAAATACTAGGATAAACTGTTCAATTCTGCTACTTGAAAATCTGATTTCGACATATAGCCGCTTTCTGCAAGTATCAATGAACCCGTATCAATAACtcggggccgagttgtctcggaCAAGTCGGCCCCGaggccgagttgtctgggccgagttgtccatgggtccgagttgtctggtcccctgtaaaaagacttgcaaagaggatgctttgttgtctagcagagcctaagagacctttgtgaattaggcccctgttcACCAACACTACAGCATATATCTGACACCTGGTCAGAAGACAGATGGAGGGAATTTTGTGCCACCACAGGCCAgcaagcagcaaggaatcttttatatatactttttcagacaggacagtgcttaccacgacctttgatatactgatCAGTAATTATGTACTAAATGGAATGGGGAATGGGGAAACTAGAGTTCCTAGGTGTTCAGTCTTgtgaacctcaggtgagcgccTTACCATTTAGCTACATAATACATCTCACCTCACAATCACCCCACCCGTTAACATCCGACATCCGCAAATACAAATTTGTATGTACTACATCTAAAATGAATACAGTAAATAAGCAGCTGATATGTAAAGCCAGTTTATTATTGACTAATGATAGATGAATATACTTTCCATAACCATGACCTCACCCTGAGACCCCATGGTACTGCCCTGAAATCGGCGACCTTGTAGTAAATCGCTTTATGTAAACAAACAGGGATAGGTCAAACAATGTGTACCTTGTAAAGGCAATGACCTCGGGTTGACCGAAACTGCGGTATAAacaatgacatttttaaaacacatatttAATGACAATGTCAGTGTCACAGTGTGCAAAAATATTTCGAATAATCATGTTTGACATAAAACGTTCCACTACACGGacgtaaattaataaaacaaggaCTGAATGCCGTTAGCGGCGTTAATACAAGGCTGGCTACGTACAGACTGTGTATTCCAGCTTTACGGACAGCCGACGAAATAGCCTTGATTGCCGTCAGAATCGAGTTGAGTAACTGGGTCAGGTCACCGGTCGCCTGGGGAAACCGTCGCTGTTCGTCCAACACAAACCGCGTCAACGTCTGGCAGTCGGTGTCAACGCCACTGGAAGTCGACATCTTGGAACGTCCACAACAACGTACGAAATATCACACACTGTAGACAGACAAAGCATCAAACGCTAGCGACTGAACAGCGTGCACCTCACTGTCAAAAGGAGAGTATCACGTGACTGCGGCGATTTAACGGATTGGGTGAAAAGGACACGCCTCCCGATGTATTCCACAGCTGACAAAGGCAACCACATGGTAAACGTGTCTATCTAAACAGGCTCGGATCTacatttggggggtggggggtgttagTAGGGATGGAACTTCTAGCCTATGGGTGCGCGCACACATAACCATATTGCCTGAGATACATACGTAATCTATCATACTATAGGCGTCGAAACATGCCAACAAAGAGTCACTGTGGGGGTGGGAGGTTGGTGTGGGTGGCGGTGGCGGTGGCAGTAGGCTAATATATCCACGTTGCTCCAATGTCCTCTAGCCCCGCTCtgtttatatgttgtttttGACCTATAAACAGGACAGGGACAGAGGACATCCGAACTATAATATATCATGATATAGTTCAGGGTCCGGTGCATCCCCCACCTCAACTCCCATCCCCCGCCGCTTCCGACACCTATGTCAACGCCACAAATTGTCTACAGTAAACTACAATAGAATACAGACAATACAATTCTGATAccaatttatttatattcatcaatatatacaatacTTATGGGCcatacttttattaatttaccgTATTCGcgcacaatacaatacaattcaaataatttatttcatatatggATCATATAAAATGGCATGGCATACATTGAACAACATAATAAGAACACCAAACAAAATGAACATATATTCAAAGGCAGAGACACAGTtcgaaaagttttattttatctaactTCGGGGTGTGTGGGTTGCAATGCATATATGTTCagaagaaggaatgttttatttaaaaaaagtaaagtttgttttatttaacgacgccactagagcacattgatttttttagaggaaacccgctgtcgccacataggctactcttttatgacaggcagcaagggatcttttatttgcgcttcccacagacaggataccacaaaccatggcctttgttgaaccagttatggatcactggtcggtgcacgtggtttacacctacccattgagccttgcggaacactcactcaaggtttggagtcggtatctggattataaaccccatacctcgactgggatccgaacccagtacctaccagcctgtagaccgatggcctaaccacgacgccactgaggccggtgtgttttatttaacgacgaactaaatacattttaaattactgttATATTGATTCAGtcattatggttaaggaccacacagataatgagaaagggAATttaaaccgctgtcgccacgcaAAGGGCTATTTTTGTTGATTAgaagcaaggatcttttatatatgcagcatcccacagacaggatagtacataccatcgcctttgttacaccagttgtggaccgAGACAAATGCCCGTGTATCCACCGGCTACGCCCCATAGAGCCCatgggtggggtggagtgggggcaagTAATgctatgctctctctctctctctctctccctccctccctccctccctccctctctctctctctctctctctctctctctctctctctctctctctctctctctctctctctctctctctctctctctctctgtgtgtgtgtgtgtgtaaaatacaTATAGACATAATCCAGTAATTTTGTGGTGTACACCTtatcataatacatatattatgctGACTCGACAGATTTCACGTAACTCTTCTGGGCTGTCACTCATAATCAGCTGCGGTTAGCCTAGTACCTGAAATATTATAACTATAAATTTTAGCATTCTtagaaaaaacattattaataattaaaaacatattaatttatgttttatttaactttaataattacTTTCCATTATGAGTCGGAAGGTGCCAGCGCCTGTGGGGTGGGTGTTGGGGCCTGGAGGGAGGGAGCGGTTGCTTCTTTCCAATCCGGCTTTCGTGCCAAtgacctcagtggtgtcgtggttaagccatcggaataaggctgataggtacagggttcgcagcccggtaccagttcccacccagagcgagtttaaacgactcacaattaacaactaactcactgacCTACtcactgacctggacagacagcccagatatgctaacgtgtgtgcccaggacagcgtacttgaaacttaattggacataagcacggaGATAAGTTAAAGAATGCTTTCATGCTTCTGTCGATAGCAGTGTAAATTAACgggctttttttgtttgtttaatgacaccactagagcatattgatttattaattatcggctattggatgtcaaacgtttactCATTTTTAACACGAAGTCTATAGCAGAAAGGAATCGTTTTGTATGCATTTCCTACAGAcaggcagcacataccacggcctttgatatacgttGTACGggactggttgggacgggagtataataatataaacccACGATCATAGTCTGCATGGGTCCACTGAcatggttcgatcctacgacacaagcacctcgggcgagaGCTCTACCGTGCAGAAAAAATACTGAATCGATCTTAAAGCAAACTGATTGAGACTCTTGACACTGAAGGGTATATCTTTTTTAACAGCATTATTTTTtgacaaaactaaaataataaattaaaacgaaaaaaaaaagaagttaaggAAACAATACTCAgttaattatatacaatataaatattagtacaTGTGCCTAATTGTATACACACTATCGCTATTATACATttgttataacaataaaataatttatttaactgttttcCTTCCACTAGTTTGAAAACATCAGGTTTTTGTAACAGAAGGGCTCTTAACATTAATGCTTCATATCGTGGCGTTGGTTACAAGATTCTTCAATTTATACAAAGACAAATATAATTACTCAACCAAAAGTAGATGGGTCCCCGGATCTATTGAGCCCCATCTAAATTCGCGCCTGATCATAcgaaaataaacacacatccgtTGATAATCCCCTAAAACCAATGCACGATATATACAAGTTTTTAGCTAAAACTAGCGGCGGATccaggaaacatttttttagtgAAGCCAAAGAGGAAATGACCCCCACCAccgaaaaccccccaacaaacccccccccccaacaaaaaacaaaacaaaacaaacaacaaaacccccacaacaacaacagtcaaacaacaaaaccccccaaaacaagaacaaaaaccaCCTCCAAAAGAGGCACTTGAATATAaattaggtgtgtgtgtgggggggggggggggggtctcctGGTCCTCCCTTTCGATCCGCCTCTGAAAACGTAGTTCATTTCTGCACATTAaagctttatttttttattattattattattattattattattatttaattttgttttggggggggggttgccctAATGTCTGTAAAAGCTCCAGACAGTGTGTTAAATTTGAGACACCTTTTTGCGTGTGGCAGAAGTTTGATAATGTatctgttaaaacaaaatgttacataataaatacatatcatTATTTTGGATGGTGTATTTTACAAATATCCTTTGATCGTACACCAGTTAAAACTCTTCCATTAAAAGGTCCGGCACATATTGACACCGAACATCCATGTGGCATCACCTCTTTTAGAATGACGACTTGGTTCCGGTACGCTCCGTTGACAATCCGCACGTGCTTCTTGCATGACGGGAGCACGGACACCACGTGCTCTTGGTCCACGTACAACACACCTCCACTGCTCAGCATCTGAATCATTGCGGTGTAGGCATCAACGAGTTGAAGCACTACAGCCTTCTTGTTAATATATTTGTCACCTAACTTATGTGTGGTGACTTTAACAACGATCCCAGGATGCAACCAGTAGTCCTTCCTGTTAAACTGTTCCTTTTCAGCCTCTTCGTGTTCCATAATGATGTCTAGTGCAGATTTTCTTTTTAGGGTCGACGTTTCCTTTGCTGTTCTAGGGCGTCTTGCGAGACTGATTTTGTGTCTGAAAGTTTTCCTAAATGTTGAACTAGAAACATCCGGTTCCTCATCAGATACAATTTCTGCAGCTGGACAATGTGATACCTCATCTGTTAATGAATTTGGTGTAATACGTTCTGTGTTATAAATTCTTTTTACCAGTTTCATTGTAATCTTGGGTCTAACTTTGACTTGTTTTCCCTTTGGCTGGTCCATTAAAACTGTAGCCCTATTCTCATCTACAGCGACATTTACTGCATTTGTTGTTTCTGGTGATAAAGTAAATCTATTCTGGCCTACAATGGCGTTTATTCCAGCTTCTACCACCTTCCATCTGGCTTCGTCGTCCTCGGGtacaaattttctttttctttgagtGCATTCGCTTTCCTCTGATTTCAGTCTCAGCAGACGACCTTTCTTTCTGTGGTGAACAACACACTTATGACTCTTCTCGATATGGCGGACAAATTCTGAAAGTGTGTTCCAGCGCGTAGCATTCAAGTAGATGCATTTTTCACAAGAAATGTATTGTTTGTATACTTTAGTGGGACTAACTCCATCAGatccaaattttgtttttaacacatGAAGAAATCCCTTTTCAAAAGCAGTCGAGTACTTTTCAGTGAACGTTAGTGGATCTTCTGCAAATGCTAACAACTGAAACTGGTGCTCCTTTGTCATAATATGATGTTCAAATTCAGTTTGGTCAGGACATTGTGTCTGACACCGATGACAATACCATTTGAGTTTTTGTAATTCCATGTTTCACAGTAATAATTCAATGGTTAGGAGGCTATAAAAAACACGGTTTTAGAACAAATAGaagtaaattaaaacaacttACAGTTAACGCGTTGTCTACAGTGTTCGTTTGTTTCAAATGATCAAGTCGCATATTtctcttaaatatatatacacctacTACTGAAACGTATTAACAACGATTGCTACGTCTGAAATACTCATATAGCCATGCATGTGACACGTAATAAAACGTATgatttacattttaaacatgACTTGTGAAAGTCTAGCGGTTCATATTCACTTTATAAAGATcaattgttaaaattaaaaggATGTAAATTAAggggtatattattattattattattagtagtagtagtattagtagtattagtattactgtttttggtggtggtggtagtggttttgttaattttacGTTTTGTTTATGAAAGACAACTGACTTGTGTAAGTCTATTATTATCAATATCCGGGAtcgtttcaaaatattttttttcttttctatctaATTAGTGTTttttacattaacaaataaaataattgatattgtcctactttatatatgttatatcaaTAATTTTATCTCAAGAAAACTgtattcaattattattttaagcataattttattctaaataataaaattttgaccAAATCCCCTCAGTATGACAAGTCACATGACTTGAAACGTCAGATATGTAGAAAATGGCTGCTGGGCAAAACTGGGCAGAAGTGCCTAGTGTATTAATCGTTGAAATTCTTTCATATCTTTCATTGAAAGATCGAATAAAAGCTTCTTCGGTGTGTAAGAGATGGAGATCGTGTCTGTTTCACCCATCATTGTGGAAACGCATTGTTTTTAAACTTGACAGCTGCGATCGAGAAGGGGCCAAGTTCCTAGCGGGAAAATGTGGACGTTTTATTTCGCATGCTGTTGTCAAATTCAACTCTCACAATATATCTGAAGTGAGAGAATGTGGAAGGTTGCTAGAGATTTTCTCAAAGAACAAGAATCTACagtatt encodes:
- the LOC121388788 gene encoding DNA/RNA-binding protein KIN17-like; its protein translation is MTKEHQFQLLAFAEDPLTFTEKYSTAFEKGFLHVLKTKFGSDGVSPTKVYKQYISCEKCIYLNATRWNTLSEFVRHIEKSHKCVVHHRKKGRLLRLKSEESECTQRKRKFVPEDDEARWKVVEAGINAIVGQNRFTLSPETTNAVNVAVDENRATVLMDQPKGKQVKVRPKITMKLVKRIYNTERITPNSLTDEVSHCPAAEIVSDEEPDVSSSTFRKTFRHKISLARRPRTAKETSTLKRKSALDIIMEHEEAEKEQFNRKDYWLHPGIVVKVTTHKLGDKYINKKAVVLQLVDAYTAMIQMLSSGGVLYVDQEHVVSVLPSCKKHVRIVNGAYRNQVVILKEVMPHGCSVSICAGPFNGRVLTGVRSKDICKIHHPK